Sequence from the Egibacter rhizosphaerae genome:
GAGTGGGTGGGCCCTGCCCGGGTGAGTGGGTGGGCCCTGCCCGGGCGGGAGCGTCCGCCCGGGGGGTCGACGTCGGGCGTCGAGGGTTGCTGGCTGGCTACCGCTCGTACGTTCCGACCAGCCGGTTCATCTCGATCATGTGCGGCTGGATCTTGTCGAGGAGCTCGAGGCGCGTGATGCCCTCGCGCACATCCAGCTCCGCGTCGAGCGCGTAGAGGAAGAAGTAGTAGAAGTGCGTCCCGTGACCGTCCGGGGGGAACGGCCCGCCGTACTCGTTCTTGCCGAAGTCGGTCGCGCCCTGCACGTACCGGCCGCCGCCGCCCTCGGGGATGCCGCCCGCGTCCGGCGGGATGCCGGCGACCACCCAGTGCGTGAAGCCGTGCGGTAGCGGGGCGTCGGGGTCGTGGCAGATCACGGCGAGCTGGCGCGTGCCCGAGGGAACGCCGTGGAACTGGAGCTCGGGGGAGACGTCCTCGCCTTCACCGGTGTGGCGGGTCGGGATGCGCTCGCCGAACTTGAAGGCCGGGCTCGTGATCGCGAGGTCGGCGATGTTCAGACCCAAGGCCACTCCTTTCGTTCCGGGGGCTGCGTTCCACAAGGGCCTACCCGACGACGGCCTGCTTGCAACTCCCTCCCCCGGCAAGCGTGGGCCACGGGCGTCGACGGAGGGAACGGGCCGTGCCCGTCCGCGGACGTGTCCACAGGCGTGGGTCGGTGATCCGCCCGCCACCGGGTTGTGCGCGGGCACGTTCTCGTGCGCACACGGCACGCGGCGAGGGGAGCGGGCATGCAGTGGGAGCACGTGGAGGAGTTGCTGTTGGGGGAGGCCGACGCTGACCTGCAGGAGGCGGGGGAGGTCGGGCCGGCGGTGGCTGCTTTCACCGGCGAGGAGCCGTTGTTACTGGCCTTCCTGCGACCGTTCGAGCGGGGCGCGCACCTCGACGCGGTGGTCGAGGTGGCCGCACTGGCGGTACCGCTCGGGGCGAACCGCATCGCCCTGTCGATCGGGGCGCGGGCATGGTC
This genomic interval carries:
- a CDS encoding YbhB/YbcL family Raf kinase inhibitor-like protein yields the protein MGLNIADLAITSPAFKFGERIPTRHTGEGEDVSPELQFHGVPSGTRQLAVICHDPDAPLPHGFTHWVVAGIPPDAGGIPEGGGGRYVQGATDFGKNEYGGPFPPDGHGTHFYYFFLYALDAELDVREGITRLELLDKIQPHMIEMNRLVGTYER